CACGGCGATGCGGGAGAACTCTTCGGGATCTACCGGGAATTCCATCTCCTCGCCGAGCTGCACCTCAGCATCGTAGGCCAGGGCGTCTGCCAGCGAGATCTCCTTGGCGGGGTCTTCGACCTTTTCTACTACGGTCTTGATCTCCAACACCTCGAGCCCCCCACCCTGGGGGTCCAGGTGCACCTCGACCACCGGCCCCAGCCCCTCCTCCACGTCCTTGGGTTTGTACCCCTTTTGTCGCAGGTAAGCCAGCCGCAACGATTCCTCGAAGGCGGTGATCAGTTCCTCAGCCGTCACCCCCCGCTCGAGGGCGACCTGCTGCAAAGCTTCTACGAAATCCTTGTTCACGCTTCCTCCTTTGTGCTAGGTCTCACGCCGAACTCAAAAGCGCCGGGCTATAGATGTAGCGGACGGCGCTTGAGAGGTTTCACCTTGGGGTTTCTGGCCACTCGGCCAGATTGGCCTTGAACTCTCCGATCTTGAGGGTGCGGAGTTCTTTGTCCACCAGGAAAGTCACGCTGTCCTGGCCGACCTCTTCGATCCGCCCGGTGAAGTTGCCCTTCGGGCTGCGTACCTTGGCCTTGAGCCCGGCAAAGCGTTCGAAGTGGCGAGGGGTGAGGAGGGGCCGGTCCGGGCCGGGAGACTCCACCTCGAGCCGATAGGTGCCTTGGATCAAGTCGAGCCGGTCTAGCTCGCCTTCGAGCACCCGGCTGGCCCGCTCGAGTTCCTCCACCGAGATCGGCACCTCGTCTTTGCGCTCGAGGCGCACCGTGAGGACTTTGTTATTCCCTGCGCCTTTGAGGCTTACCTCCAACACGTCGTAGCCCATCGGCCCTAGCAAATCTTGGGCTACTGCCATCAGATCCACTTGCCTTCACCCGCCTTCCGCATCTCCTCGCATGAACAGAGGGTGGGCTTGCACCCACCCTCCGACACAGGAGAGATTGACACCAGTAGTCTACTACTCGCCGCCGGTCAACTCAAGGGGCACGGGCCAAGCGCTGACAGTTGGGGCAAAGGTGGCTTCCCCGGCCTCCCACCACGATTCGGATGATTTTTCCCGTGCAACCGGAGCGTTTGCAACGCTCCCCCGCTCGGCCATAGGCGTTATGCTCGAGCTGGAAGTAACCGGGTTCACCGGTGGGTTGTTGATAGGAATTGTCGGAGAGGGTAGAACCCCCGGCTGCCACGGCCCGGCCTATCACGTCTCGGATAGCTCTATGAAGCCGCTTGACCTCGGCGGGGCTGAGGGTGTTGGCCGGGCGCTCAGGGTGGATTCTGCTTTGCCACAAGGACTCGTCGGCATAGATATTTCCGATGCCGGCCACGGCTTCTTGCCCTAGCAGGACTTCCTTGATCCGGCGGCGGGTTCTGGCCAGGGCTTGTTGAAACCGCGAGAGGGTGAACGCTTCAGAGAGCGGTTCGGGCCCCATCCGGCCCAGTAGATCTATCCCCCGGTAGTTTCCGGCTTCTACCACCCACCACTTTCCAAAGCGGCGCGGATCGGTGTAGTACAGGCTCCGCCCGGACAGCTCGACGGTCAGCCGGGTATGGCTGTGGGGCTCAAAACGAAAGCCGCCGGTCATGCCCAGGTGAATGACCGCCTCGAGCCCACCCTCGAGCTGCCAGAGGATGTACTTGCCGCGCCGGGCGGTGCCGAGCACCCTCCGTCCATGGGCCAGTTCGGTGTGGCGGTAGCGGGCGGGGTCGGAGTGGCTGAGCTGTCGGATGGTCTGCCCCAGCAGATAGGGTTCGAGGATGCGCCGGGTGGTCTCGACTTCGGGTAGTTCGGGCACAGGGCATAGATTACATCAGCCCAGGGCATGGTAGCCCTGTAAGCGGGCCTCGGCTAGACGCGGTGGATCATCCAGGACCTCACCTGGCCGAGGCCCGTATTTGGCGCGGGATATACGCCCGGGCCTTGGGCCAACGCCCAGAGCCGGGGTGAAGGGGAAGGCCGGTGGGGCCAAGGGTTCAGCGGGGGGCTTTTTCCGCCGGGAGTCTTTCTAGAGCCCGCCGTGCTTCGCGCAAAAAGTACGAGGCGAGCACCTCGAGCGGTAGATCCCGCAGGGCAAAGGCCTGGCATAGGGCCTGGTGGCGTTCGGGGCAGAGGGCCTTGATGCGCGGCGAGAGCTCTTCCCAGACTTGCTGCAACAGCTGTCGCGTCAGCGGAGAGGCTTCGACAAGGCGCTCCAGGGGGGGGAGGTCCATACGGTGGACATAGGCATAACGGGGAGCCGCTTTGAACACGACCTAAGCCTAGCATTCGCAAGATGGGGCATCGTAGCCTAGGCTAAGCACTTACCAACCAGTTGGTAAGAGGGTATTCAGGCGGGCGCACTTTGATCCTTCGCGAGGATTGTGGGCAACTCGTGCTCGAGGCTGCGCCACTCCAGATCGAAATCTTTTCGCATGGCTGTGGGATCGGCGGTGTTGCCCATTTTGAGCATTCGGTATTGGTCGAGGGTGAGGGGAAAACCGGGGATGCGCGAGAGCAAGGGCACTGCGAAGTCCATCAAAGACAAGGGGATGGGCAGAAGGGGTTTGCGCGATCCCAGCGCATCCCGCACCAGCAAGATCAGCTCGCGGAAGGTGTACTCCTGGGGGCCCACCAGCGCGTAGGTCTGGCCGATGGTCTGAGGTTTTTCTAGCGCCTGGGCGAAAGCTTCCGTCACATCCCCGACCCAGACTGGGCGGAAAGGAAAGCATCCATCCCCGATGAGGGGAATCACCGGAGCGGGCGGGTACCATAGCCCCTTGTGAACGCCCCCTTGGATCAAGCCCCGGAGTACCCCGCCGAAGAAGTCGTCTCCCTGGCCGAAGATCAGGCTGGGCCGGAAGATGGTCCACTCCAGTCCGGAGGCGCGCACCAGCCCCTCGGCCTCGGCCTTGGCCTCGAAGTAGCGGCTCCCGCTCCCTCGGGTGGTCCCCAGGGCGGACATGTGCAAGTAGCGCCGGATTCCAGCGGCGCGGGCGGCCTCGAGCGTATTGCGGGTCCCCTCCACGATGGCTTGCTGAAAGGTCTGGTCGCCTCGCTCGCGAATGATGGCGACCAGATAGATCACCGCCGCAACGCCCTGCATGGCCGCCGCCAACCCCTCGCCCGTGGCCGCGTTGCCCTGGACGTGGCGCACGCCCTCGGTTGCGCCGGTAGCCCGCCTCGACATGACCTGAACCTGGTGACCATGCCGCAGGAGGCAGCGGGTCAGATGGCTTCCCACAAAGCCGGTTCCCCCGACGACCAAGACGCGCATATCCACACCCTATCGGAGGCCCTCACCCGCCTGCCGGCATGAGCGCTTGGGCCTTCCGCCTCATACCGCCTCGAGCATCGGGGTGTCGGCCTCCAGCTCGAGGGAATGCCGGTCCATCAGGTAGATTTTGCGGTAGCCGGTATCCAAAAGGCCCTCCCGGCGCAAATCGGAGAGCAGCTTGGATACCGACTCGCGGGTGGAGGCGGTGGCGTCGGCTATCTCCTCGTGCGAGGCGGTGATGTAAGTACCCCGCTCGTCCCGGCCACAAGCGGCCGTCTCGGCGAGGTAGATCAGGTAGCGGCAGATCCGGCTGCGCAGTTCGCCCCACTGTAGGTGGGTTTCGTAAGCCTGCACCTGGGCCATCTGGGTGGCCAGGTTACCCGCCACCGCCCGCAAGTCCTCGGCGGACAGGCTGGCTACGTCAATACCCACGGCGCCCGCGTCGGTGAGGGCTTCGGCGGTGTAGCGGTAGTGGGTATTGGAGAGGGCTTCCTCGCCAAAGTAGTCCCCGGGCAGGACATGCCTGAGGGTGAGCTGGCGACCATCGGGCAGGATCTCTACGATCCGTACCAGTCCCCGCTCTAGGTGGTAGAGGGCTTCGGCGCGGTCACCTGCCCGGTAGATGACCTCCTTGCGGCGTACCTTTTTCATAGAGCCTCCTCCCTGCGAAAAACCGCCCCACCACAGACCGGTCGGGCATCGAGCCGGACTATGGATTCGGCGAGGAAAATGCTCGGGTAGCTTGGGTACAGCTTTACCATACGCCCATCTCCTTCAATAGCGGGCCCAAAGTTTCCGCCAGCAGCCGGGGATCGTTGCCCAGGTATCGTCCCCCCAGTCGCTCGACCAACTCGGGGTGGTTCTTGGCCGCCCGGCCTCCGACCACCACCACCGGGGCAAGGCCCTCTAAGGCCCCGCGGGGGAGCGATTCAAGGCTGATAGGTTGCATGGCCGAGAGAACCGCGGCCTTGGCTCCAGTCCTTTCCACGAAGCTTTTGAGGTCGCCAAGAGGGGTGTTGGGACCCAGGTAGTGCACGGTATATCCCGCCCGGCGCAAAAAGAGGGCAGTGACCAAGCTGCCCAGCTCGTGCTGCTCCCCGGGGAGGGTAGAGACCACCACCCCAGGCCCCAGCGAGCCCCCCATGAGGCGCAGAAGCTCTTGTAGCCGCCCTCGTAGATAGGTGCTGGCCAGGTGTTCTTGGGCGGTAGTAATCCTTCCTAGGTGCCAGCCGTCCCCGATCCTCTGCAGGGTGGGGGAGATGATCTGCAGCACTACGGTCTCGAGCGGGTAGAGCCGGTGTGCCTCGGCCATAACGCGCTCGGCGGACTCGGTATCGGCGCGCACCAGGGCCTCCTCGAGCTCGGCCGAAAGGGTTTCAGGGGCCCGCGGACCCTCCTGGGTCAGGCTGTCCAGGTAGCGGCGTACTGCCTGGGAGGGGGCAATTCCCTCGCCGATCCAAGCCTTGATCTGCCGCAGCGCGGCCAGGTCGGCTTCGGAGTACAGGCGGTGGCCGCCGGGGGAGCGCTCGGGCTGGGGGAAGCCGTAGCGCCGCTCCCATTGGCGCAGCAGGGCGGAACTCAGCCCGGTGCGCTCCTCGACTTCGGCGATGGTGTAGACCCCTAAATCCCGTCGCATCCTACCGCTCCGCTCGAGGTTTAGCTTAGCTTACTGTCTAGGTTTTGTCAATAAAATGGGTCGCACCTTTACAAAAATTGAACAACATGGTGAGATGGGTGGAGATGTCCCTCCCTGAGTCCCCGCCCCGGCCCCGCCTTAGCCTAGCGGTGGCCACCAACCTGCTCCCCCCTGTGGCCTGGGGATACGAGCTGTGGCGGGCGCGAGCGCTTACCTTGCTATCGGGGCGGAGGTTCCCCTTAGAGGAGGAATTCGCCCAGCTGGTTGCGGCCCTCGAGCCCGTACGGGGTGGCGTCTTCGCGGATCTGGGAACCTCCACCGGGCTCTACGCCCGGGCTTTGTTGTGCCGCGGAGCAGCTAGGGTATATGCCGTGGATCTCTCTTCCGCCATGTTGCGGGTGGCGGTGCGTAAAGCGCGGGGTCTGCCGGGGTTTGTACCCATGCGGGCGTGGGCAGAGAGCCTGCCGCTGCCTCCCCAAAGCTGCGACGGGGTAGCGGTGGGAGGGAGCTGGAATGAGTTTCCGCAGCCTGAGCGAGTCGCCGCCGAGATGGCGCGGGTACTGAAGCCGGGAGGGCGCTACTTTGTGATGTTCGCCCACGCTGGCCAAAGTCCCCTGCAGAGGCTCTTGGAGTTGAGTGGGCTGCGGTTTTCCAGCAGCGCAGAAGTGCAGGCCATCCTGGAAAAATTTGGGCTGAGGGGAAGAGCCTGGCGGGAAGGCGGGGTTGGCTTTGTGAGCGGAGCTAAGGTTGTGGAGGCGGTCTAGCTACAGTCTTTGGTAAGGAGACCCCAATATGGAACCGGATTGGAAGGCTATAGCGGCGACTATCCGTCACCACTCCGCCACTTTCTACTACGGTAGCCTCCTGTTCCGGGGAGCCGCCCGCAAGGGTGTTTGGGCGGTCTACGCCGCCTGCCGCACCGGGGACGACGCGGTGGATGAATCCTCTGATCCCGAGGGCGAGCTCGAGCGTTGGTGGGAGGGGATCGAACGGGCCTACCGGGCGCAGCCCCAAGAGGAGTGGGAGAAGGGGTTGGCCTGGGCCTTCGAGCGCTGGCCCATTCCCCAAGCCGCCTTCGCCGATATGCACCGAGGGTTTTTGGACGACCTCCGGCCTATGCGACCGCAAAACCTGGAGGAGCTTTTGCTCTACTGCTACCGGGTGGCGGGGACAGTGGGCCGCATGATCGCCCCCATCGCCGGGGTGTGGCCGGGAGCAGGAGGGGCGGAGGAGGCCGCCGTCAAGCTGGGCCAAGCGATGCAGCTGACCAACTGCTTGCGCGACGTGGGAGAAGACTTAGCCATAGGGCGGGTATACCTCCCTGCCGATCTCATGGACCGTCATGGGGTGAGCCTGGAAGACCTCTACAGCGGCCGTATTCGCCAACCCTACATCGGCTTGATGCAGGAGTTGGCCGCGGCGGCGCGAAGGCTGTACCGCGAGGGGTTGAAGGGGCTTCCCTATCTGCGCCAGGGCCGGGCCGCCATCGCCCTGGCCGCCTTGCAATACGAGGGCATTCTGGACAAGCTCGAGCGTTCAGGATGGAACAACCTCTCGGGCCGGGCCTCGCTGCGCGCCTATGAGCGGCTGTTGCTGGTCCCGCGGGCGCTTTGGATGCGGACCGGCTCGTCGTAGCGGCGTTTTTACCCTACGCTGGTGGGGGAGGCGGCGAGATTGTTTGACCTCGTGGTTATCGGAGCCGGACACAACGCCCTGGTCGCCGCTGCCTACGTGGCCCGAGCGGGGTATAAGGTAGGGGTGTTCGAACGGCGAGCGCTGGCGGGAGGAGCGGTCTCGACCGTGGAGATGGTGCCCGGTTACCGCTTCGACTTGGGCGGCAGCGCCCACATCCTCATCCGCCTGACCCCCATCGTGGAGGAGCTCGAGCTGCCTCGCTACGGGCTGGAGTACCTCGAGCTGGACCCCCTTTTTCACGCCTCGGATGGCGAGGGGAGCTGGTTTGTCTGGCGCGACGCGGAGCGCACCGCCCACGAGCTCGAGGGGCGATTTCCCGGGCAGGGCGAGGCCTACCGGCGCTTCATTGGCGACTGGCTGCCCTTCAGCACGGCGGTCAAGGAGGCTTTCTTGAGCGTGCCGAGCCCCCTCGAGCTAGGGCGCAAGATGGTGTGGGGTTCCGGGCTCGGCAAAGACTGGCAGCGTCGCCTGCCGCGGATCCTAAGGCCCTACGGCGAGGTCGCCGCCGAGTATTTCCGCGAGGAGCGGGTCCGCGCCCCCCTGGTCTGGATGGCGGCCCAGTCCGGCCCGCCCCCTAGCGACCCCCTTTCGGCCCCCTTTCTGCTATGGCACCCGCTTTACCACGTGGGCGGGGTGGCCCGCCCGCGGGGGGGCTCGGGCGAACTCGCCCAAGCCCTGGTGCGGCTGATCGAGGCCCACGGCGGCGAGGTGCACCTCTCCACCCCGGTGGAACAGATCCTGATCGAAAACGGCAAAGCCGTCGGCATTCAAGCGGGCGGCGAGCGCATCCTGGGCGGAGCGGTGCTGGCCGGAAGCCACGTGCTCAAAACCGCGCAGATGCTCCCTGCGGCCTACGTCCCGGAGGAGGCGCGAAGGGTGCGGGTTGGCAACGGATTCGGTGCGATCTTGCGGCTAGCCCTCAAGGAAAAGCTGCGCTACCGGACCCATGCGGGGGACGAGGCCCGGATCGGGCTGGGGCTTCTGATCGGGGGTGAGCGCGAGCTTTACCGCGCGTACGGGGAGTACCTGGCGGGCGAACCCACCTCCAACCCCCCCCTCGTCGCCATGAGCTTCAGCGCGGTGGACCCCAGCCTGGCCCCGCCCGGTGGGGAGGTGCTATGGCTGTGGGCGCAGTACTACCCCTACCGGCTGGCCCGGGGGACCTGGGAGGAACGCGCGCAGGAGGTGCGAGAGGCGATCCTTCGCAGCTTCGAGCGCTGGGATCCGGACATCCGCAGCAAGATCGTGGGCGAACTCCTGCAGACTCCGGCCTGGCTCGAGTCCGAGTTTGCCATGCCGAGCGGGAACGTGATGCACCTGGAGATGAGCCTCGACCAGATGTTCATGCTGCGCCCTTGGCTGGGGGCGGCCAACTACAGATGGCCCACGCTCAAAAGCCTCTACCTGTGCGGGGCCAGCACCCACCCCGGCGGGGGGATCATGGGGGCTAGCGGGCGGAACGCGGCGCGGATTATCCTCAGGGATTTGAGCCGCCGCAGGGTAGGGGGGTGAGGCGGCTATGGAAGACCGATGAACGATAGCTATGACTACATCATCGCCGGGGCGGGGGCTGCCGGGCTCAGCCTGGCCTACCACTTGGTCCAGGCCGGGCTGCGGGACAAGCGCGTGCTGCTCATCGACCGCGAGCGCAAGCGCCGCAACGACCGCACCTGGTGCTTTTGGGAAGTAGGGGAGGGGCCTTTCGAAGGGCTGGTTTTCCGCCGCTGGTCGAGGGTCTGGTTCCACGGCGAGGGGATCTCCGCGCGCTTGAACCTTTCGCCCTACCGCTACAAGATGATCCGCGGCATCGATTTCTATGCCTTCATGGACCGCTGGCTCGAGACCCAGCCGCAGATTACCCGGCTTTACGGTGAGGTAGACCGGGTGGAGGAGGGGCGGGTTTGGGTAGAGGGGCGGCCGTACGAGGCCAGGTGGATCTTCGACAGTATCCACCGCTCCATCCCTCGGCTACCTGGCTACCATTACCTGCTGCAGCACTTCAAGGGATGGGTGGTGTGCGCTGCCTCCCCGGCGTTTGATCCCACCGCGGCCACCCTGATGGACTTTCGCCTCGAGCAGCGAGGAGCGGTGCGCTTTGCCTACGTGCTGCCCTACGACGAGCGGACGGCCTTGGTCGAGTACACCCTGTTCTCGCCCACACTTCTCCAGCCTGAAGAGTACGACCTGGGGCTCAAGGACTACCTCGAGCGCCTGCTACATATCCGGGAATACACAGTTCAGCACGAGGAATTTGGCATCATCCCAATGACCGATGTACCGGTGGTCTCTGCCGGTGACTCCCGCATCATCCGCATCGGCATAGCAGGTGGGCGGGCCAAGGCCTCTACCGGGTATACCTTTCAGCGCATTCAGCGCCACTCGCGGCAGATCGCCGCGAGCCTGGTCCGCTACGGACAGCCCCTGGCAGGCAAGCCCGGCTTTGACCGCCATCGCTGGATGGATAGCCTCTTCCTCAATGCCCTGAGCCGGGGGCGGGTAGAGGGCAAGCGCTTTTTTAGCCGCCTGTTCCAAAGGT
The genomic region above belongs to Meiothermus sp. Pnk-1 and contains:
- the rimP gene encoding ribosome maturation factor RimP, with product MAVAQDLLGPMGYDVLEVSLKGAGNNKVLTVRLERKDEVPISVEELERASRVLEGELDRLDLIQGTYRLEVESPGPDRPLLTPRHFERFAGLKAKVRSPKGNFTGRIEEVGQDSVTFLVDKELRTLKIGEFKANLAEWPETPR
- a CDS encoding DNA-formamidopyrimidine glycosylase gives rise to the protein MPELPEVETTRRILEPYLLGQTIRQLSHSDPARYRHTELAHGRRVLGTARRGKYILWQLEGGLEAVIHLGMTGGFRFEPHSHTRLTVELSGRSLYYTDPRRFGKWWVVEAGNYRGIDLLGRMGPEPLSEAFTLSRFQQALARTRRRIKEVLLGQEAVAGIGNIYADESLWQSRIHPERPANTLSPAEVKRLHRAIRDVIGRAVAAGGSTLSDNSYQQPTGEPGYFQLEHNAYGRAGERCKRSGCTGKIIRIVVGGRGSHLCPNCQRLARAP
- a CDS encoding complex I NDUFA9 subunit family protein, whose translation is MRVLVVGGTGFVGSHLTRCLLRHGHQVQVMSRRATGATEGVRHVQGNAATGEGLAAAMQGVAAVIYLVAIIRERGDQTFQQAIVEGTRNTLEAARAAGIRRYLHMSALGTTRGSGSRYFEAKAEAEGLVRASGLEWTIFRPSLIFGQGDDFFGGVLRGLIQGGVHKGLWYPPAPVIPLIGDGCFPFRPVWVGDVTEAFAQALEKPQTIGQTYALVGPQEYTFRELILLVRDALGSRKPLLPIPLSLMDFAVPLLSRIPGFPLTLDQYRMLKMGNTADPTAMRKDFDLEWRSLEHELPTILAKDQSAPA
- a CDS encoding Crp/Fnr family transcriptional regulator, which translates into the protein MKKVRRKEVIYRAGDRAEALYHLERGLVRIVEILPDGRQLTLRHVLPGDYFGEEALSNTHYRYTAEALTDAGAVGIDVASLSAEDLRAVAGNLATQMAQVQAYETHLQWGELRSRICRYLIYLAETAACGRDERGTYITASHEEIADATASTRESVSKLLSDLRREGLLDTGYRKIYLMDRHSLELEADTPMLEAV
- a CDS encoding MerR family transcriptional regulator; this translates as MRRDLGVYTIAEVEERTGLSSALLRQWERRYGFPQPERSPGGHRLYSEADLAALRQIKAWIGEGIAPSQAVRRYLDSLTQEGPRAPETLSAELEEALVRADTESAERVMAEAHRLYPLETVVLQIISPTLQRIGDGWHLGRITTAQEHLASTYLRGRLQELLRLMGGSLGPGVVVSTLPGEQHELGSLVTALFLRRAGYTVHYLGPNTPLGDLKSFVERTGAKAAVLSAMQPISLESLPRGALEGLAPVVVVGGRAAKNHPELVERLGGRYLGNDPRLLAETLGPLLKEMGVW
- a CDS encoding class I SAM-dependent methyltransferase — protein: MVRWVEMSLPESPPRPRLSLAVATNLLPPVAWGYELWRARALTLLSGRRFPLEEEFAQLVAALEPVRGGVFADLGTSTGLYARALLCRGAARVYAVDLSSAMLRVAVRKARGLPGFVPMRAWAESLPLPPQSCDGVAVGGSWNEFPQPERVAAEMARVLKPGGRYFVMFAHAGQSPLQRLLELSGLRFSSSAEVQAILEKFGLRGRAWREGGVGFVSGAKVVEAV
- a CDS encoding phytoene/squalene synthase family protein — translated: MEPDWKAIAATIRHHSATFYYGSLLFRGAARKGVWAVYAACRTGDDAVDESSDPEGELERWWEGIERAYRAQPQEEWEKGLAWAFERWPIPQAAFADMHRGFLDDLRPMRPQNLEELLLYCYRVAGTVGRMIAPIAGVWPGAGGAEEAAVKLGQAMQLTNCLRDVGEDLAIGRVYLPADLMDRHGVSLEDLYSGRIRQPYIGLMQELAAAARRLYREGLKGLPYLRQGRAAIALAALQYEGILDKLERSGWNNLSGRASLRAYERLLLVPRALWMRTGSS
- a CDS encoding NAD(P)/FAD-dependent oxidoreductase, translated to MFDLVVIGAGHNALVAAAYVARAGYKVGVFERRALAGGAVSTVEMVPGYRFDLGGSAHILIRLTPIVEELELPRYGLEYLELDPLFHASDGEGSWFVWRDAERTAHELEGRFPGQGEAYRRFIGDWLPFSTAVKEAFLSVPSPLELGRKMVWGSGLGKDWQRRLPRILRPYGEVAAEYFREERVRAPLVWMAAQSGPPPSDPLSAPFLLWHPLYHVGGVARPRGGSGELAQALVRLIEAHGGEVHLSTPVEQILIENGKAVGIQAGGERILGGAVLAGSHVLKTAQMLPAAYVPEEARRVRVGNGFGAILRLALKEKLRYRTHAGDEARIGLGLLIGGERELYRAYGEYLAGEPTSNPPLVAMSFSAVDPSLAPPGGEVLWLWAQYYPYRLARGTWEERAQEVREAILRSFERWDPDIRSKIVGELLQTPAWLESEFAMPSGNVMHLEMSLDQMFMLRPWLGAANYRWPTLKSLYLCGASTHPGGGIMGASGRNAARIILRDLSRRRVGG
- a CDS encoding lycopene cyclase family protein gives rise to the protein MNDSYDYIIAGAGAAGLSLAYHLVQAGLRDKRVLLIDRERKRRNDRTWCFWEVGEGPFEGLVFRRWSRVWFHGEGISARLNLSPYRYKMIRGIDFYAFMDRWLETQPQITRLYGEVDRVEEGRVWVEGRPYEARWIFDSIHRSIPRLPGYHYLLQHFKGWVVCAASPAFDPTAATLMDFRLEQRGAVRFAYVLPYDERTALVEYTLFSPTLLQPEEYDLGLKDYLERLLHIREYTVQHEEFGIIPMTDVPVVSAGDSRIIRIGIAGGRAKASTGYTFQRIQRHSRQIAASLVRYGQPLAGKPGFDRHRWMDSLFLNALSRGRVEGKRFFSRLFQRCPAAQVLRFLDEETSLMDDLKLMSAVDIPAFLASGWDVLTSRLRARRRPEDL